In the Cannabis sativa cultivar Pink pepper isolate KNU-18-1 unplaced genomic scaffold, ASM2916894v1 Contig1, whole genome shotgun sequence genome, one interval contains:
- the LOC133032988 gene encoding hydroxymethylglutaryl-CoA lyase, mitochondrial-like, with protein sequence MSSLEEPLGFDKLPSMSTIDRMQRFSSGACRPREDNMGMGNCWIEGRTCSTSNSCSEEYEGSAREAFPWVRHTRDFSQGDTVNWRTSSLGRNPKIFGNGCDTWYTPDHQYNSKYNDKEKQGLSNKLLKGIPKFVKIVEVGPRDGLQNEKNIVPTAVKIELIHRLVSSGLPVVEATSFVSPKWVPQLADAKDVMQAVRNLEGARLPVLTPNLKGFKAAMEAGAKEIAVFASASESFSMSNINCSIEESLDRYRVVTRAAKELSVPVRGYVSCVLGCPVEGDISPSRVAYVAKELYDMGCFEISLGDTIGVGTPGSVVPMLEAVMAVVPVEKLAVHFHDTYGQSLPNILLSLQMGISTVDSSISGLGGCPYAKGASGNVATEDVVYMLNGLGVKTNVDLPKLMKAGDFISKQLSRPSGSKTAIALSRVTADASKI encoded by the exons ATGTCAAGTTTGGAGGAGCCCCTGGGTTTTGACAAATTGCCAAGTATGAGTACTATTGATAGGATGCAGAGATTTTCATCTGGTGCTTGCAGGCCAAGAGAAGATAACATGGGTATGGGTAACTGCTGGATTGAAGGAAGAACTTGCAGCACATCCAATAGTTGCAG TGAAGAATATGAAGGGTCTGCAAGAGAGGCATTTCCATGGGTGAGACACACAAGAGACTTCTCGCAGGGCGACACTGTAAACTGGAGAACTTCGAGCTTAGGCAGGAATCCCAAGATTTTTGGAAATGGTTGTGATACATGGTATACTCCAGATCATCAATATAATAGCAAGTATAATGACAAAGAAAAACAGGGTCTATCAAACAAG CTTTTGAAAGGTATTCCGAAGTTTGTGAAGATTGTTGAAGTTGGTCCAAGGGATGGACTTCAAAATGAGAAGAATATCGTACCTACAGCTGTTAAGATTGAATTGATTCACAGGCTAGTATCTTCTGGCTTGCCTGTTGTTGAGGCTACAAGTTTTGTATCACCAAAATGGGTACCTCAG CTAGCAGATGCTAAGGATGTAATGCAAGCAGTTCGCAATTTGGAGGGTGCTAGATTGCCTGTTTTGACACCTAACTTGAAA GGCTTTAAAGCTGCCATGGAAGCTGGTGCGAAAGAAATCGCAGTTTTTGCATCAGCATCTGAGTCATTTTCGATGTCAAACATTAATTGTAGCATTGAAGAAAGTCTTGATCGTTACCGTGTTGTTACTCGTGCTGCAAAAGAGCTCTCAGTTCCTGTTAGAGG GTATGTGTCATGTGTTCTCGGATGTCCTGTAGAAGGAGATATTTCACCATCAAGAGTTGCATATGTAGCAAAAGAACTTTATGACATGGGCTGCTTTGAAATTTCTCTTGGTGACACAATTGGAGTTGGAACACCTg GTTCTGTTGTTCCAATGCTTGAGGCTGTCATGGCTGTTGTTCCTGTTGAGAAGTTGGCTGTCCACTTTCATGACACTTATGGGCAATCTCTGCCAAACATTTTACTGTCCCTTCAA ATGGGAATTAGCACTGTCGATTCCTCCATATCGGGCTTAGGTGGCTGTCCTTATGCTAAAGGAGCTTCGGGGAATGTTGCCACCGAGGATGTTGTATACATGCTCAATGGACTTGGAGTGAAGACAAATGTGGATCTTCCGAAGCTCATGAAGGCTGGGGATTTCATCAGCAAGCAGCTGAGTCGCCCATCAGGTTCAAAGACTGCTATTGCCTTGAGCCGAGTCACGGCTGATGCCtctaaaatataa